CCCCATCTATCAAATATCATCATACTTTTAATCATAGATAGGTTATATCCATATGCAAAGAAATAATCATTTATATTATCACCATTCGGAGTAAAGGTGTTTGGAATAAACACACCATTACCCGGATTTGGCAATACAGTAACGAACATATTATCGCTTGCAATACAGCCGTTTTCGTTTATCGAATTTATGGTATAGGTAATTGATTCGAGTGGGTAAGCATTTGTTGTTGAACAATAATCACAAATAATTTGTGTTGGTGGTGTCCATAAGTAATCGCCACCTGCTTCACTGTATAAAACTGCCTGTTCTCCTGCATACACTGTGGTGTCGCCCCACGCGTCGGCAAAATTTTGATCAACACTTATAAATACGCTGGAAGATGAAGTGCAACCGTTAGCATCGGTATATGTATAATCAATTTGATAAGGGCCACCAACACCTGCTGCTAGAGGATCGAAAGTGGATCCTGATATTCCGTTACCTGTATAAATTCCTCCTGATGGTGATGCGTATAAAGTAAAAGGAATATCTTCCAGACAAACAATATTGTCGATCGGAAAATTAATTACAGGTAAAGGATTAACAATAAGATTAGTCGTAATTATGGAATCACATCCATTAACGGTTATAAAATTACTTAAATATGTTCCACTTACTGTTGTTGTAATTCCACCTGGAAGGATATAAGATTCACCTTCACAAATTTGTGCATTAATTACAGGTAAATAAACGGGATCAACTGTAATTGTTGTTGTAATAACAGAATCGCAATCGTGAATTGTTGGAAGAATTGTAACATATATTCCTGCAGCACCGGTTGTAGTGCCATCAGGTAAAGTATAAATATCGCCTGAACAAATTGATGCGGCTACCGGGACTGCATAGGCAGGAAACACCATTAAATGTGTTGTAATAATAGAATCGCATCCGGCTGCTGTAATTAAATTAGAAACGTAACTGCCAGTTACACTTGCAATTGTTCCATCGGGTAAAGTAAATGTTTCGCCGGAACAAATTGATTCATTTACTGTGTAAGCATAAATATCATTAACATCGAGAATAGTTGTGATAATAGAATCACATCCATAGGGTGTTGGAAAATTCAAGGTATAAGTTCCTGAAATTCCGGTGGTGGTGCCGTCAGGTAAAATATAGGTATCCCCACTGCAAATTGCTGCATTAATAGTTGTGGATGAAGCTGTATGAACAACCAGGTTTGTGGTAATAATAGAATCGCAACCTGCTGCTGTTAAAAAGTTATTAATATAAGTTCCGGTTGCTGCTACAATTGTTCCATCGGGAAGTGTATAGGTTATATCATCACAAATATCTGCGTTAAAAACAATATCGTAGGTTGGCAAAATAACAACTGTTACATCATGAGTTGCAACTCCACAATACAAACTTGTAACTGTATTTGTAATAGTATATGTTCCCGGAGTGGAAGCACTTACGAATATTGTTCCCGTTGTGGGGTTAATTGATAACCCGGGTGGTGATGAAGTAAAAGCTCCCGGTGTTCCTCCTCCCGGAAATAACGGTGATTTATCGGGTTCATTCACGCAATAGGGTGCTCCCAAATAAGAAAAATTGGCAACAGGATCATCTCCTACTATTAAGGTGAAAGAGGAAGGAACACAATCAATTACGGCTCCATTTGTAATAACATATGTTCCCGGTGTGGAGAGGCTGAGATCGATCTCACCTGTTACATCATCAATGATGAGACCGGTTGGTGTTGCAGTATAAATTCCGGTATCGGCTCCGGGGTCAATTATGGGAAAAGGATTCGGTTCATCCTGGCAATAAATAGAATCGGGATAAGAAAAATCTCCTGCTATTACTCCTACAAAATCGTATAGATAAACAAAAATATTTTGCCTCATATTTCGGGCATTTGTAAAAGGAGAATGCCAACCTGTAACGGTCATACTTCCAAATATTACACAACCTGCTCCCCAATGTTTTTCAGCTGCAGCAATGTTAGTTGAAAATGCATCCTTTACTAAAGTTGTAAGACAAGTTCCAGTAACTTTTGCATGCGTAAATGACGTGCCCGTCCAGGAAGTGCCGGCAGGTGTATATGGTCCGAGAAAGATAGGATGAGTAACAATGGCTGCAACGGCATTGGACATATAAACTCCCGGAGTGAAATCGAGTGTTGTTCCGTCGAATCCGAAATTAATATCACCACCTTCATTGGGAGCGGCATTTAAAAACAGGGAGCCTCCATTATAAACCCAATTTTCGATTGTGGTTATGTTTGTAATAAGGAAATTTTTGAGTTCGATAGCATGATCATCCCCTCCTTCTAAAAAAACGAATTTGGATGTTGGACCAAAAGCAACAGCAGGATCTACTGAGGTAAAATACCCGGAATTCCATCCCCCCACACCAAAAACATTGTCCATTTCGGTGATATTGGTATTGAGCACAGGGCACCAGGTCCAAGGTTCCGGGGCTGTTCTGCGAATATACCATGCTTCTGTTGCCTGTGAAAAACCAGAATAGGAACTCACAATTGCAATAATAATTAAAAGCCCATTTCGTATTGTGTGCATTACAGTTTGCTCTCCATGGGTTTGGGTTAAGCGAAATATGGAACTAAAATAAGGAAATTTATTACAATGGGCCCCTGATGTTAATATTTTTTATTCACCCTAATTTTATTTTGTGGTGGGTAAGTGGGTTATTTAAGGGCAACAATTTCAAAATGGTGAGAGTGAATACCAACCTGATAATAATTGGAGAATTTTTTTTCCCTTAATTGACTTGCCTATAAAAAAACCCCGCAAATTATTTTTGCAGGGTTTTTTTTGATGGTATATTAATTAATTATTGAACTACCACTTTTGCAGTTTCCACTGATTTTCCATTGTAAAATTCAATTAAATAAATTCCTTTCGCTTGATCAGAAAGATCAATTTGTTCGGTAAAAAGATTTACGTCATTTAATTTCGATGATGAGTAAATTATTTCTCCTACAAGATTGCGAATCAAAAAATATTTATCTGAAGGCACATCAGAATAATAATACAATTCAAAATTTCCAAAATTTGGATTTGGATAAACTGACATTTGATTATTTTCTACGATTGTTTGTACATCTTTTAATCCACCAATAGTGCAGGGGTCTACTTGTGCTTTAAATTCACAATTCATTGTAGCTTTAAAACCCACATTTAATTTCACGTAATTTTCTGCTTCATAAAGAACATCATTCGTACTAACTCCGGAAATTGTAGCAGTAGACGCAATATAATCACCATTTAAATATCCTTTTACACCTGTATGTGTTCCGGTAAGGGTTACAGCAGCAGGGCAATTGACAGTAAAATAGTGATAATAAAATTTACCTTGATGTGTAACTCTTATTTTATAAGTGCCTGTTGCATAACCTGTAAGTGATTCAGTGAATAAAAAAATTTCCTTATAATAATTGGACGTTGCTACCCAATCCATATCTTGGAGAATAACTCCCGCACTGGAAATAATATCAACATCCAGATCATCACCCTCAAAGAAATCGCGCATTGCCACACTTATCATTAACACTTCACCGGTAGTAAAGTGATTCGAAAAATTAACGGTTTCATTACTTCCGGCTTCATACTCTGCGCATGTTTTAAATACGGGCAGCGCATTATGTGTAGATACTCTTAATACTTCAGGTTCATAATATGGTATTTGATCAATCCATCTGCTTTCTACCAACTCGTCATTACATCCTTCCGGATCGTACCATGGTTCCTGATAGGAATAATATTCCGTTGGTCTGAATTCAAAGTGTATATGTGGGGCGGAAGAATTTCCGGAACTACCCATTTTTCCGAGGTATTGGCCTGCAACAACATAATCATCCACTTCTAGATCTGCAACTGTTCCAGTTTTCATGTGTGCATATACGGTAATGGACATATCATCGTGCAATAAAGCGATAAAATTTCCATAATAACCACCGTTAAATGGTTCGTAATTAAAAGTATGCGGCTCATCACAATTTCTATCCACAGTATTTCCGGTATACATATGAATAACCTGACCATCAGCAGCTGCAATTATATCCACACTTTCATCATCCATCATTTGCCATGGAAATGGATATGGTACGATGTCGGCACCATTATGGCCATCATAATTTTTTGCGCCTCCAAAATAATAATCATCATATATTGCAGTATTGCATTGCCAATCCGTTCTGTAATATTCATCATGATTAAGATCAGCAAAGTTTCCAATATAAAAATAGGAATTCACCCCTTCTATTGCCTGATATTCAGGAGTCATTCTCAATGGCCAGGCAAATTTTACTTCACCTCCCATTTTTGCAGCAACATCAGCGTGAAGTTTACCTTCCTCGCGCAGTCTTGCAATATTTTTTTCAATTGCAGGCCTCATATAATCTTGGTAATCCTTTTCTGTAACGCATTGAAGTTGAGGTTTATCTCCACCTAATACCTGAACAGTTTGGGCAAAAGCACTTAAGGATCCTAATAATAAAACAGTGCAAAGCAGCCGTTTTATTTTATGTTCAATTCGTTTCATTTTCTAGTATTTAACAATAGTGAACAATTATTTCTTTAATGCTTCAACTTCTGCTTTTAACACATCATTTTCCTTTTTGAGGTCGATCATATATAGAGTTAACTCTTCAATTTTTTCCATCATAAGTTGTTGCATTTGTCCTACATTTAATCCTTCTGATTCTACTTCAGCAGCAGTTGGAATACCAGGTAAATGATTATTTTTTTGGATATATTGTTCTACCTCAAGTAGTGATGCCAATTTATAATCGGGTTTGAAAACATAATCGGGCCAAGGGCTTAATTGAACGAGTAATTCTTCGCAAACAACTTTGCCATCCACACTTAATTTATATCCTGCTTTAGGAACAACAGTGGAACTTCCCATAACTATATCTCCATTGTCGTTAATGTACATTCTATTTACACCATTTGTGCGGAGGATTAATTTACCATCATCGTTTCCTGCATTTAAAGCAACCATAATATCTTCCCCATCGGCTCTTAAATAACCAACATCTTCAGCGCCGCTTACCATTTGTATATATGGATCTGTTCCTTGAACCGTTAATATTTGATCATTTCCTTCCACTACCAGATCACCATCAAAAAAACCTGCGTAATTTGTTGAAGCTCCGCTGGCTTTAGCCCAAATTCCATAATTTGTAGTGCCAACTCCAGTACTCTTAGCTACTACACCATAATTACTTGTTCCTGTAGAAGAGTTGGTTGCATAAACACCTGCAGAACTGGTTGTGGTGTTCGCACTTCCCCAAACACCTGAATGAGAAACAGGTGCATCAAAAAATATTAATCCGGTAGTATTGTAACCCAAATTTCCGTTAGCATGTATAGTTGTTGTAGCGCCGGAAATTGTTTGGTCTACACCGTAAACGGCAATATCTTCTGTGCTGAAAGCAGATAAGCGGTTCCTAAAAGTTGCTTTTGCATTCGTATTAAAATCGCCCATTGCAATTCTTCCATTTTCATCACCAATTGATCCTGTAATTAATGCGGTGCCATCCCATTTAGGTACTTTATTGAGTGTAATTGCACCAACCTGAGGGTCAGATTCTGCCCCGGCTGCCGGAGTTGTAGCAATCCATGAAGCACCATTATATTGCATCACCTGACCAGAAATTGCGCCCATAGCGCTTAGATCAGCCGCAGCAATTGTTCCATTTAAAATATCTGTAGATGAAACTGTTCCATCTGCAATTTCTGATGTTCCTACAGCACCTGATCCTATCTGTAAATTATTATATAAACCAGTTACATCGCCAGTATGATTTGTTGTATTGGTAACATCATCGGCAGCATTAATATCACCTGTGTTTGAAATAACAGTTCCTGCGATATTAATTCCTGTACCTGCAGTATAGGTTCCCCCACCTCCACCGGCAGTGGTTTGCGTTGAACCATCCATAAATTTAATTGCATTAACATATATCTCGTTCCAATTTAATAGTGAAGAACCGAGATCTAAAGTGTTATTTGCATTTGGAGTTAAATTTTGATTAATGGCTGTTCCCGCACCCCCTAAATTCGACAAACTCGTATTTGCTCCTTTAGTGGATATTGCTGCCCATCCAGCGCCGGTATAATAATAAAATCCTGGAGTAGCATTTGTTTGGAATATCAATAATCCTTGTGCCGGAGCGGCAATTGCATCACGTTGGGCTTTTGTCATTCGGGGCGCCAATAAACCTTGTGTGGTCGATTGCATTTCCACTATGGAAGATGCGTTAGGAGTAAGGGTTCCAACACCTGCACTTCCTGTTAAAGGAAATGTATTTGTTTGTGCGGATAATTTTATTTGAGTGATAACAAATAAAATGCATGCAGTGGTAAGTAATTTTTTCATATTAGAAGTTTTAGAACACAAAAATGGCATCATAATCAGACCCTTGAAATACCACAATTGTGGGAACTGAGGCGCTTTAGAGGAGAACTTTTTACACTTGTTCCAATTCAACCTAGAGGTTTTGCGTAAAAATTCTACATACAACAAAATTGACATTGTTAAAATACCGGAGTAGAATGTTCAAAATCAACTAATTATGACCACAGTAAAAGCACTTGTTGAACTGGCATAATAATTTCATTTACATAAATATTAATAATTAATATTTTCATTTTTAAAAAATAATACATTATGGGAAAAGGTATTTTAATAACAGTGCTCAGCGGTTTAGTTCTTGGAGGACTTTTAGCTGCATATTCAACAAAATCGAAAAAATCGAAAAAAGTGCGCACTGCTCAGTAAGAGGATTGATTATTTAAATTCAGTATTATCAATAGCCGTTAATTTTGTAATTAATGGCTATTTTATTTTGGGTAAATTAAAAAAAATGACACCCCGACCCGAAATTTTCGAGTGGGGTGATCATTTAATAAAAATTAAGATCAGCGACTTTTGCGCTTTTGTGTTTTTGTAGATTTTGCACTTTTGCTACCTGATGTTGCAGAAGTTCTTTTTCCACCTGAAGTCAACTTATTGGAGCTCGAAGATGAATTACGACTTCCGGAAGTTGAACGTCGCTGACGAGTTTCTCCTGAGTCGGAATTTTCTTTTCCTCTGGTATTAGATTTTGATTCTCGTCCTCCGTCTGATTCTGATTCTCCTCTTCCGTTACTTCCTGATTGGCGTCTACCGTTGGAGTTGGATTCCATTCTTCCATTTGATTCGGATTCGCGTCTTCCATTGCTTCCTGATTCACGTCTTCCGTTTGAGTTTGAATCCATTCTTCCATTTGATTCTGATTCGCGCCTTCCATTACTTCCTGATTCTCGTCTTCCGTTTGAGTTTGAATCCATTCTTCCATTTGATTCTGATTCGCGCCTTCCATTACTTCCTGATTCACGTCGGTCGTTTTCCCCTGATCCGCGCGTATTACTTCCGTAACGTTTTGTTTCGGAACGTTCTCTTTGTGTATCATAATTATCATTTCTCCTTCTGCCGCCATTATCTGATCCTCTGTCATCATCGTATCTTCTGCGGTCTTCATTATAATTTCTGCTGTCATCGTTATAACTTCTGCGGTCATCATTATAACTTCTGCGGTCGTCGTTATAACCTCTGCGGTCGTCGTTATGATCTCTTCTGTCATCATCCTCTCTTCTTCTATTCTCTTGTCCATCACGTTCATAATTTCTGCGACCATTTTCATTTTCAGAATTACGACCGTAATCATCATTTCTTCTACCGTTTTGGTTAGTCATATACCGGCGATCATTCTCACTGGTTCTTCTATCATCATCATTTCTTCCGTAACGATCATCACGAAAATCACGATCATTATAATCACGTGTGTTATTTTCGCGCTCGTATCGACGGTCATCATCATAATCTTCATCATCAAAATCATTTCTTCTATCATCATTCCTTCCGCCTAGATTTGACTGGCGCTGACGAGAATTGCCTGAAGTTTCATAATTGCCACGATCATCATCTTCATCATCTTCTTCAAAATCATCATATTCATTTTCATAATCATCGTCATCTCTCATATCATCATCATGATAGGTGCGACGAGTTCTATTATTTTGTGTTTCGTTTTGAAATGTGTCCCGATTTCTAGGACCTCTGTTTCGATTAGAATTAGCCATAATTGTTTGTTTTTTTTATTTAAATAATTTTGTTAAACCTTAATAATTTTGAAAATTCAAATTATATACCATTTTATCGGTAAGTGTGATTAATGTATTATAATTCAAAAGGTTAGAGCAGAAGATTGATATTTAAATTTTTAATATAAGAGCTCATATTCTGTAGATTGATTTCCACATGTCGATGTCAAATTTTCTCATTAACCGGCTAATTGCCAAGCTACTGCGAATCATTCACCGCTGATAACCGGTGGTATAATAATTGTGTTTTTTTTATTTTTTACAATTAAAAGCTGAAATATGAAAAAAACAAATAAAATTCTAACTACGGAGAGCACCAACGGTGAGCCTGAAGTATCAAACAATGAAGGATCTGACATTTCAGAAACTACTGAAAAAAAAACGGTAAAATCAGAATATCTTACTGAAGATGTTGACGATGAAGGAGCTCTTAACAAATTGTTTCTTGACCTGCTTAAAGATGTTTATTGGGCAGAAAAATATTTGGTAAAAAAATTACCGGTAGCGGAAGAAGCTGCTACTACCTCACTATTGAAAAAGGCATTACATGAACATTGGTTACAAACTAAAAAACAAGTGGAAAAAGTGGAGCAGGTATTTGAATCAATTGGTGAAGATGCTGTTTCCAAAAAATGTGTTGCAATGCATGGATTAGTAGAGGAAGTAGAAGAAATTATTCATGAAACGGATGATCAGACCTTAACTCGCGATGTGGGAATAATTATAGCTGCTCAAAAGGTGGAACACTATGAAATTGCAGCTTATGGTGGATTGGCTGCATTAGCGCAGGTATTAGGTCATAAAGAAGCAACAAAAATTTTGTTGGAGATACTGGAAGAAGAAAAAGGAGCTGACTCCAAACTTTCTGAAATAGCGCAAGGCAAAAGAATAAATGCTGAAGCAGCTGCAGAATAAATAATTGTTCATTTTATTTAATATATTGCGCAATTAATCACCAAAACGGAATCAACAGAGGGATATTAATTCACGAGTTGATTTCCGTTTTTAATTCATTAAATATTCAACTATGAAATCGATTTGGAAAGGATCAATAGCCTTTGGATTGGTAAATATTCCAATTAAAATTTATAGTGCCACTTCATCCAGCGCATTAGACCTGGATATGCTGGATAGAAAAGACCATTCCCGCATAAGATATAAAAAGGTAAATGAAAATACCAATAGAGAAGTTGATATTGAAAATATTGTAAAGGGTTATTTTTATAAAGATGATTTTGTGATACTCGAAGCAGAAGATTTTCTGGAAGCGGCGCCCGAAAAAACCAAACTTATAGAAATAGAACAATTTATTTTAGAAAAAGAAATTGATACAATCTACTATGAAACTCCTTATTATCTGGAACCGGAAAAGTCGGGGTTTAAAGCATATGGCTTATTGCGTGAGGCATTAAAAAAATCGGGTAAGATCGCAGTTGCCACATTTGTTTTAAGAAATACAGAAACACTTTGTGTAATAAAACCATTAAATAAAATTTTAATACTCAATAAGATCAGATTTCAGGAAGAGGTAAGAGCATCATCCGACATTAAGGTTCCGGCGTCAACGGAAGTAAAACCAGCGGAATTAAAAATGGCTCTTGCTTTGATCAAACAATTTTCCGGAAAATTTAATCTTTCCGCTTTTAAAGATGATTATTCTGCCGAGTTATTAAAAATTATAAAAGCAAAGGCAGCGGGTAAAAAAACAAAAATTCGGAAACTCACTCCTACTACGGTTAAATCAAAAGATCTGATGGATCAATTAAAGGCCAGTCTTACAGTAAAGAGAAAAAAAGCATCCTGACATGAAATTGAACGATTACGATAAAAAAAGAAATTTTGTAAATACACCGGAACCAAAAAGTTCAAAGAGAGCTTCCGGTAAACAATTGCGGTTTGTGATTCAGCGACATAATGCCTCCCGTTTGCATTACGATTTCAGATTAGAGTTAGATGGTGTATTAAAAAGTTGGGCTGTTCCGAAGGGACCATCCTTAAATCCGGAAGACAAACGTCTGGCAGTGGAGGTGGAAGATCATCCTTATGAGTATAGAACATTCAAAGGTATTATACCTGCCGGAAATTATGGGGCAGGGGTAGTTGAAATTTTTGATGAAGGCACATACATTCCTTATGAAAAGAAAGCCGGAGCTACTAAAGAAAAAATATTAAAGGAGGGTTTAAAGAAAGGCGATCTAAAAATTATTTTAAAAGGAAAAAACATTTCAGGGGCATTTGCCTTGGTGAGGATGAAAACGGGTGAGGAAAAAAATTGGTTATTAATAAAAAAGAAGGACGAATTTGCGATCACAAAAAAATACGATATTGAAAAGATTGATCCAATTAAACCCGTTTCTCAAAAATTAAAAGAAAGTTTCGAAAAAAGCAAAGAGGACAAAACACCAAAAAAAACTTCTGTGCGTAATAACACTAAGGCGAGATCAAGGTCCACCAAAGCAACCATAAAAGTATCGGCTGTAAAAACCGGTAAAGTAAAAAAAAAGACTTTGAAGAAGCAGTAAAAAAAATTGCAAACCCGATGCTCGCACAATTAGTGGATTCCGTAATTGACGATCCCAATTGGATATATGAAAATAAATACGATGGATATAGAACACTTGCTGCCATATATTATGGTGAAACGCAGCTAATATCGCGCAATAAATTGTCGTTGAATTCAAAATTCAGTAAGATCGCTGATCAATTTAATTCGGTTAAAGATTGTGTAATTCTGGATGGAGAAGTGATCGCAGAAGATGAAAATGGAAAAGTTGAATTTCAGTTACTTCAGCGATTTGCGCAAATACCTAAAGGAAAATTGGTGTATTATTGTTTTGATATTATTTATTTAAACGGGACATCACTCATTTCACTTACTTTAGAGGAAAGGAAACAACTTTTATCTCTAGTTTTTCAAAAATATTCTTTTAAACAAATTAAACTTGCCCCTTTTGTAAAGGAAAAAGGCACAGCTCTTTTTCAGAAAGCTAAAAAGGAAGATTTGGAAGGAATTATTGCAAAAGATATTCATAGTATTTATACTCCGGGAGGGAGAAGTTCAAACTGGAAAAAAATAAAAACGCACAAACGACAAGAATTTATTATATGTGGTTTTACAGAACCTACTGGATCACGAAATAAATTCGGCTCACTCGTGTTGGGCGTATATGAAAAAAATAAGCTTCGATATGTAGGAAATTGCGGCACAGGATTTACGGAGGATATTTTGATTGATACTTATAAAAAAATGGAACCTTTAATACAGAGTTCCTCCCCTTTTACTGAAGTGGTC
The genomic region above belongs to Bacteroidota bacterium and contains:
- a CDS encoding gliding motility-associated C-terminal domain-containing protein; the encoded protein is MHTIRNGLLIIIAIVSSYSGFSQATEAWYIRRTAPEPWTWCPVLNTNITEMDNVFGVGGWNSGYFTSVDPAVAFGPTSKFVFLEGGDDHAIELKNFLITNITTIENWVYNGGSLFLNAAPNEGGDINFGFDGTTLDFTPGVYMSNAVAAIVTHPIFLGPYTPAGTSWTGTSFTHAKVTGTCLTTLVKDAFSTNIAAAEKHWGAGCVIFGSMTVTGWHSPFTNARNMRQNIFVYLYDFVGVIAGDFSYPDSIYCQDEPNPFPIIDPGADTGIYTATPTGLIIDDVTGEIDLSLSTPGTYVITNGAVIDCVPSSFTLIVGDDPVANFSYLGAPYCVNEPDKSPLFPGGGTPGAFTSSPPGLSINPTTGTIFVSASTPGTYTITNTVTSLYCGVATHDVTVVILPTYDIVFNADICDDITYTLPDGTIVAATGTYINNFLTAAGCDSIITTNLVVHTASSTTINAAICSGDTYILPDGTTTGISGTYTLNFPTPYGCDSIITTILDVNDIYAYTVNESICSGETFTLPDGTIASVTGSYVSNLITAAGCDSIITTHLMVFPAYAVPVAASICSGDIYTLPDGTTTGAAGIYVTILPTIHDCDSVITTTITVDPVYLPVINAQICEGESYILPGGITTTVSGTYLSNFITVNGCDSIITTNLIVNPLPVINFPIDNIVCLEDIPFTLYASPSGGIYTGNGISGSTFDPLAAGVGGPYQIDYTYTDANGCTSSSSVFISVDQNFADAWGDTTVYAGEQAVLYSEAGGDYLWTPPTQIICDYCSTTNAYPLESITYTINSINENGCIASDNMFVTVLPNPGNGVFIPNTFTPNGDNINDYFFAYGYNLSMIKSMMIFDRWGELIFYKENMPEGSESEGWDGTMAGKELNEGVYAFVTELTFNNGVTTVFKGNITLIK
- a CDS encoding peptidoglycan DD-metalloendopeptidase family protein, with the translated sequence MKRIEHKIKRLLCTVLLLGSLSAFAQTVQVLGGDKPQLQCVTEKDYQDYMRPAIEKNIARLREEGKLHADVAAKMGGEVKFAWPLRMTPEYQAIEGVNSYFYIGNFADLNHDEYYRTDWQCNTAIYDDYYFGGAKNYDGHNGADIVPYPFPWQMMDDESVDIIAAADGQVIHMYTGNTVDRNCDEPHTFNYEPFNGGYYGNFIALLHDDMSITVYAHMKTGTVADLEVDDYVVAGQYLGKMGSSGNSSAPHIHFEFRPTEYYSYQEPWYDPEGCNDELVESRWIDQIPYYEPEVLRVSTHNALPVFKTCAEYEAGSNETVNFSNHFTTGEVLMISVAMRDFFEGDDLDVDIISSAGVILQDMDWVATSNYYKEIFLFTESLTGYATGTYKIRVTHQGKFYYHYFTVNCPAAVTLTGTHTGVKGYLNGDYIASTATISGVSTNDVLYEAENYVKLNVGFKATMNCEFKAQVDPCTIGGLKDVQTIVENNQMSVYPNPNFGNFELYYYSDVPSDKYFLIRNLVGEIIYSSSKLNDVNLFTEQIDLSDQAKGIYLIEFYNGKSVETAKVVVQ
- a CDS encoding DUF892 family protein; amino-acid sequence: MKKTNKILTTESTNGEPEVSNNEGSDISETTEKKTVKSEYLTEDVDDEGALNKLFLDLLKDVYWAEKYLVKKLPVAEEAATTSLLKKALHEHWLQTKKQVEKVEQVFESIGEDAVSKKCVAMHGLVEEVEEIIHETDDQTLTRDVGIIIAAQKVEHYEIAAYGGLAALAQVLGHKEATKILLEILEEEKGADSKLSEIAQGKRINAEAAAE
- a CDS encoding Ku protein, whose product is MKSIWKGSIAFGLVNIPIKIYSATSSSALDLDMLDRKDHSRIRYKKVNENTNREVDIENIVKGYFYKDDFVILEAEDFLEAAPEKTKLIEIEQFILEKEIDTIYYETPYYLEPEKSGFKAYGLLREALKKSGKIAVATFVLRNTETLCVIKPLNKILILNKIRFQEEVRASSDIKVPASTEVKPAELKMALALIKQFSGKFNLSAFKDDYSAELLKIIKAKAAGKKTKIRKLTPTTVKSKDLMDQLKASLTVKRKKAS
- a CDS encoding 3'-phosphoesterase; its protein translation is MKLNDYDKKRNFVNTPEPKSSKRASGKQLRFVIQRHNASRLHYDFRLELDGVLKSWAVPKGPSLNPEDKRLAVEVEDHPYEYRTFKGIIPAGNYGAGVVEIFDEGTYIPYEKKAGATKEKILKEGLKKGDLKIILKGKNISGAFALVRMKTGEEKNWLLIKKKDEFAITKKYDIEKIDPIKPVSQKLKESFEKSKEDKTPKKTSVRNNTKARSRSTKATIKVSAVKTGKVKKKTLKKQ
- the ligD gene encoding non-homologous end-joining DNA ligase gives rise to the protein MLAQLVDSVIDDPNWIYENKYDGYRTLAAIYYGETQLISRNKLSLNSKFSKIADQFNSVKDCVILDGEVIAEDENGKVEFQLLQRFAQIPKGKLVYYCFDIIYLNGTSLISLTLEERKQLLSLVFQKYSFKQIKLAPFVKEKGTALFQKAKKEDLEGIIAKDIHSIYTPGGRSSNWKKIKTHKRQEFIICGFTEPTGSRNKFGSLVLGVYEKNKLRYVGNCGTGFTEDILIDTYKKMEPLIQSSSPFTEVVPLKKKTTWLKPKLVCEVKFAMFTQGGILRNAVFMGLRTDKTPKNIYMENPKKDTKSITDPKKKKSKNSTVSKSPQKKLKQEVRRKRWRKKTQILSE